The bacterium DNA segment GCTGTTGATGATTATAAGCCTGTAGTCTTTTAAAAAGACAAGGTTTTCCATTAGTGTGATAATTAAAGGATATAATTCATCTATTAGATTTTTATAGGCCCTCGTTGAAAGTGTTATGCCGTGGCCTTTATTTTTATTTCTTATTTCAATGATGCCTTCAATAATTTCTTTATTTTTTGATACATTCCCATCCGGGGTAAAATAAAATGAATTAAACTGTGGGATGAAGGGCGTAATATTTTCTTTTTTGAAATATAACATTATTTCCTGGAAAATATTGTACCAGTGACCGATGGAAGGACGGTATTTATTGAGTTTAAAATCTATATTAGTGTCTCTCCGCTTGTTTTTTATGTAATCGGAAACTAAAATAATAGTATTGTATTTTTGTATACATTCGAATAAATCAATAATGCGGTTGAATTTTAACGCCTCTTCAGTAGTGTTCTGCATTATCCGGAATGAGTAGGCCAGGGGAAAGGGGAATTGGTTTATCCAATTGTCGGGTTTTTCTAATAGATTCGGTTTTATTGGATTCATAATTGAAAAGAAATATAACATTTATGTAAAAAAAAGTCAATAATATTTAAGGAATTTGTCAAGCCAAATTTAAATGCTGTGATATAATATTGTTTATAATGAAACTCTGGATTATTTCTTTTTTAGTCATTATTCTAAACCTGCCTTTTGGTTATTGGAGGGCAAATGTCCGGAAATTTTCCCTCCAGTGGTTTTTAGCCATTCACCTGCCAATTCCATTCATAATCTTTTTACGTATTTTTTCAGGAGTGGGGTTTGCCTTAATTACCTACCCTGTATTAATTTGTTCCGATTTGTTTGGAAACTTTATCGGTGGGAAGATATATTACCGCCAGAGAGAAAACCCGGCCAGCCAGGTTACATCATGTCTATTCGTTGATTTCTTCCGGAAACTAGTGCTCTGACAAATAAAAATTGTTTTAATATCTTTAAATACCTGAAAGAACTGACGATAATATATTAATACAAAGTCGTTTTTGCATAAAAGAAAAAAATGGCAATTAATAAAAAAGAATATATAAAGGAACTGGAACAAAGCAAAATCAATTTTTTCAATATTGTGGAAAAAAGCACAGACGGCATAATTATCCTGGATAAAGAAGGGACTATGCGGTTTTCGAATTCCAGTGCGAAATCCCTTTTTGACGTTAACATAAAAAATGTTATAAATAAAATTTTGGAATTTTCAGATAAATTGGATAAGACTTTTGAGGTGGAAGTTACCTATAAAGATGGCAGGGCTGGATTTGCTGAAATGAGGATTGTTGAGACAGTATGGCAGGATAAACCCGCATATCTTGCTTCGTTCCGGGATATTACCAGGCATAAAAGTGACCAGTTTGAAATAAAAAAACTTTCTGCTGTTATTGAGAACAGTACCAATATGGTATTTATCACGAACCGGGAAGGAAAAATTGAAAATATAAATTCTATTTTTGAATATATAACCGGATATTCAAAGGAAGAACTAATAGGAAAAAGCTTATATTTGTTTGTTTCATCCGGCGGCAAAGAAAATGAAGATAACGAATTGATTTCGGCTATTAAAGAAGGCAGGAACTGGCGGGGTGTATCTAAAAATAAAAAGAAAAATGGCAGGGATTACTGGTGTTACTCATTGCTTCATCCTATTGCTGACGAATCAGGAAAGATTGTGCATTTTCTTGTTATACAGGAAGATATTACTGAGAGAATGCTTTCCGAAGAGAAGATTAGAAACCTTGTTTCCCGTGATGAATTGACAGGCCTTTATAACAGGAGCTGGTTTATAGATTTGCTGAATAAATGGATTTCCGGGGACGGAAAATTTAACAAGACCGGTGTCTTTTTACTGTTTAATATTGATGGGATGAGAATTATTAATAATATATACGGGCATACGGCCGGAAATGAGTATTTACGCAAAATAGCTGAATTGCTGCAAAAAAACCTGGATGCCGGGAAAAGTATTGTCGGGCGGCTGGGTGGAGATGAATTCGCAATTTTTATGCCTTGCAGTGATGAAGCAGAAGGAAAAAAAACGGCAGAACAAATTTGCCGGGCCATAGAAGATTTAACTTTTTCTGATGCCGCTATTCATTCAACCATAAGTATGGGGTGTGCTTTTTATCCTAAAAGCGGGGCCACTGTTAAAGATCTTCTTAAAAACTCGGATATTTCAATGTATAGGGCAAAAAAATCCGGGCGGAATCAATACCATTTTTTTAAACCAAAAGACCATGATTTGGAAAAGATATATTCAAAATATAAATGGAAGGAGTTTATTCAAAGGGCATTGAAGGAAAAACGGGTGGAGTTGTGGTACCAGCCTATTATGGATTTAAAGATGAACAAAATCCGTCATTATGAGGTATTGGCAAGACTCAGCGATGAAAATGGTAACATAGCTGTCCCTGCAATGTTCATGGAAACAGCAGAGAAACTAGGGCTTATATATTTAATAGATAAGATTATCACTGATAAAACAATTAATGTTCTGGCGGCCACTATGCGGGAAGGAAAAGATTTAACTTTTTGCATAAATCTTTCAGAAAAGGATATAGAAAACATGGAATTTATTTCCTTTTTAAAATCTAAAATAGCGGAAACAGGGGCCGACCCCAGACGCCTGGTGTTCGAAATAACAGAAACCGCCGCTGTTAAAAACATAAATACAGCTGTAAAATTTATTAATTCATTAAAATCAATCGGCTGTAATATTTCCCTGGATGATTTTGGGGCAGGTTTTACCTCTTTTGTTTTTTTAAAAGAAATGAACATAGACTATATTAAAATAGACGGTTCTTTTATTAAACGTCTGGAACACAGCCCGAAAGACCAGTTGATTGTTAAGGCCATTACAGATATGGCCAAGGGGATGAGGATTATGACTGTGGCTGAATTTGTAGAGAGAAAGGGGACGCTGGAACTCCTTAAAGATTATGGGATTGATTTTGCGCAGGGTTATCTCATAGATAAACCTTCATCCAATTTGAAATAGCTTTAATTATACAATTTCTGGTTGAACAAAGTTAATATTTCCTGTGCCCTGATCATTGATTCTTCAAAATTGTCATAAATATTTTGACGG contains these protein-coding regions:
- a CDS encoding EAL domain-containing protein, whose translation is MAINKKEYIKELEQSKINFFNIVEKSTDGIIILDKEGTMRFSNSSAKSLFDVNIKNVINKILEFSDKLDKTFEVEVTYKDGRAGFAEMRIVETVWQDKPAYLASFRDITRHKSDQFEIKKLSAVIENSTNMVFITNREGKIENINSIFEYITGYSKEELIGKSLYLFVSSGGKENEDNELISAIKEGRNWRGVSKNKKKNGRDYWCYSLLHPIADESGKIVHFLVIQEDITERMLSEEKIRNLVSRDELTGLYNRSWFIDLLNKWISGDGKFNKTGVFLLFNIDGMRIINNIYGHTAGNEYLRKIAELLQKNLDAGKSIVGRLGGDEFAIFMPCSDEAEGKKTAEQICRAIEDLTFSDAAIHSTISMGCAFYPKSGATVKDLLKNSDISMYRAKKSGRNQYHFFKPKDHDLEKIYSKYKWKEFIQRALKEKRVELWYQPIMDLKMNKIRHYEVLARLSDENGNIAVPAMFMETAEKLGLIYLIDKIITDKTINVLAATMREGKDLTFCINLSEKDIENMEFISFLKSKIAETGADPRRLVFEITETAAVKNINTAVKFINSLKSIGCNISLDDFGAGFTSFVFLKEMNIDYIKIDGSFIKRLEHSPKDQLIVKAITDMAKGMRIMTVAEFVERKGTLELLKDYGIDFAQGYLIDKPSSNLK